From Micromonospora echinospora:
GACGTTGGTCGGGATGAACGCCGAGATGTCGTTCGCCTTGGTCTCGATGATCGGCAGGCCGGTCATCGAGCCGCCACCCAGCTCGTCGGAGAGCTTGGCGCAGCGCTCCAGCAGACGCGAGTGCAGGTAGAAGACGTCACCCGGGTAGGCCTCACGGCCCGGCGGGCGGCGCAGCAGCAGCGACACGGCCCGGTACGCCTCGGCCTGCTTGCTCAGGTCGTCGAAGACGATCAGGACGTGCTTGCCGCCGTACATCCAGTGCTGCCCGATGGACGAGCCGGTGTACGGGGCGAGGTACTTGAAGCCGGCCGGGTCGGAGGCCGGGGAGGCGACGATGGTGGTGTACTCCATCGCGCCCGCCGCCTCCAGCGTCCCCTTGATGGAGGCGATGGTGGAGGCCTTCTGGCCGATCGCGACGTAGATGCAGCGGACCTGCTTCTTCGGGTCGCCGGAGCGCCAGTTCTCGCGCTGGTTGAGGATCGTGTCCAGCGCGACAGTGGTCTTGCCGGTCTTCCGGTCACCGATGATCAGCTGACGCTGGCCGCGGCCGATCGGGGTCATCGCGTCGATGGCCTTGATGCCGGTCTGCAGCGGCTCGTCGACCGACTTGCGGGACATCACGTTCGGGGCCTGGAGTTCCAGCTCGCGGTAGCCCTCGTTGGCGATGTCACCGATGCCGTCGATGGGCTCGCCGAGCGCGTTGACCACGCGGCCGAGGAACGCGTCACCGACCGGCACGGAGAGCACCCGGCCGGTGCGCTTGACGCGCTGACCCTCTTCGATCCCGCCGAAGTCACCGAGGACGACGACACCGATCTCCCGGACGTCGAGGTTCAGCGCCACACCGAGCGTGCCGTCCTCGAACTCCAGGAGCTCGTTGGTCATGGTCGAGGGGAGCCCCTCGACGTGGGCAATGCCGTCGCCGGCATCGGCGACGGTGCCGACCTCCTCGCGGGAGACGTCGGCCGTGTAGGAGGAGACGTAGCGCTCCAGGGCGCCGCGGATCTCCTCCGTCGAGATGGTCAGCTCGGCCATCCTCTGCTTCCTTAAGTATCAGGGGCCCGGGATACCTAGTACCGACCGGTCCGATGGCGTCGAATCAGGGCTGCTAAGACGCTGGTCAGCGCTTCGCGAGCGCGTTGCGGGTCTCGTTGATGCGGCGCAGGACGGTGCCGTCGTACAGGTCGGAGCCGACCTGTACGCGCGCTCCGCCGAGCACGTCGGGGTCGACCGTCTGCTTGACGGAGACCTCCCGACCGTACATCTCCGAGAGGCGGGCACCGAGGCGTCGCTCCTCGTCCTCGGTCAGCGCGGCCGCCACGGTCACGTACGCGACCTGACGGTCCCGCCGGTCGGCGGCCAGCTCGACGAGCCGGGTGAGCGCACCGGTGAAGGAACGTCCCCCGAAACCGGCGAGCGCGGCCTCGACGAGGCTGACGGTGACCGGCTGGGCCTTGCCGGAGAGCAACTGCCGGGCCAGTTCGGCCCGGCGCTCGACCGAGGCCATCGGGTCGGAGAGCGCGTTCGACAGCTCGGCGGAACCACCGACGACCTGCCCGAAGCGGAACAGCTCGTCCTCCACCTCGCCCAGGTCTCCGGACAGGTCCGCGCTGGCGAGCAGCGCTTCCACGCCGAGGCGCTCGACACCGTCGAGCAGCTCGGACGGGACCGACCAGCGGCCGGAGACCAGCGTGGCGAGCAGGTCGAGCGCTTCCGCGCCGATCCGGCCGCGCAGCATGTCACCGAGCAGGCCGGACCGGTCGGCGCCGGTCCGGGCCGGGTCGGAGAGCGCCCGGCGCAGCCGCGGCTCACGCCGCAGCAGGGTGGCGACGGAGAGGATGTCGTCGGCGGTGGAGGCCACCGCCGACGGCTCCGCGCCGCGGACGTACGCGTCGAGGCGCTCGGCCCCGGCCCGGTACGACTCCCGGCTGGCGGCCTGCATCAGCGGGCCCCCGTGCTCTCGAGATCGCTCAGGAACCGGTCGACGGTGCCCTTGCGACGCGCCTCGTCGGCGAGCGACTCACCGACGATCTTGCTGGCCAGGTCCACCGCGATGGTGCCCACCTCGGTGCGCAGCTCGCGCACGATGGTGGCCCGCTCGGCGGCGAGCTGCTCCTTGCCGGCGGCGATGATCCGGTCGGACTCCTCACGCGCCTTGGCGAGGATGTCCTGCCGGATGCCGTCGGCGTCGGCCCGCGCGTCGTCGCGGATCTTGGCGGCGTCGGTACGCGCCTCCGCGAGCTGGGCCCGGTACTGCTCGAGCAGCTGGTTCGCCTCGGCCTGGGCCGCCTCGGCGCGCTTGATGCCACCCTCGATCGCGTCGACCCGCGCCTGGTACATCGCCTCCATACGGGGCATGACGAACTTCAGCAGGACGAAGACGAGCAGGGCGAAGGAGATCGTTCCGACGACCATCTCCTGCCAGATCGGCAAGATCGGATTGTGCGCGCCTTCGGCGGCGAGATACATGTCAGACCTCCGGGTCGGGAGAGCTCGCGTCAGCTAACGGCGAAGGCGAGCACCAGGCCGAACAGCGCCAGCGCCTCGACCAGGGCGAAGCCCAGCACCAGCCAGGTGCGGTTGTAGCCGGCCGACTCGGGCTGGCGGGCGCTCGACTGGATGTAGGCCGCGAAGACCAGAGCCACACCGATACCGGGGCCGATGGCGGCGAGGCCGTAGCCGATGGTGTTGACGTTGCCACCGATCTCGGCAAGAACGTTCATTGCGGGTATTCCTCCTAGTTCACACGTGAGGGCTCACGTGTACGCGGTCGGTACCAGATGCTTGGCCGGGCCGGGTGCCCGCCGAGCCGGATCTCAGTGCTCGTCGGCCAGCGACGTGCCGATGTAGTTGGCGCTCAGCGTGACGAAGACGTATGCCTGCAGCACCGCCACCAGCGCCTCGAAGAAGGCCATCACGATCGCCATCGCGAAGGAGAAGACCGAGGTCGCCTGGACGAAGATGCTGCTCGACCCGAGCATCACGAAGCCGCCGACGGTGAAGACCAGCAGGAGCAGGTGGCCGGCGAACATGTTGGCGAAGAGCCGCAGTGCCAGGGTGACCGGGCGGACGACGAAGTTCTGCAGGAACTCGATCGGAATCAGCAGGAAGTGCATCGGCCACGGCACGCCGGGCAGGATGAGGCTCTGCTTGAGGTACTTGCCGAGGCCGTGCTTGCGGATGCCGACGTAGTTGTACATGACGTACGAGATGGCGGCGAGCACGATCGGGAACGCGATGTGCGAGTTCGGCGAGATCTGCAGGCCGGGCACGATGCTGAAGATGTTGGTCAGCAGGATGAAGCTGAACAGCACGGTGAGGTAGGGCGCGAAGCGGATGCCAGCGTTGCCCATCTGCTCACGGGCGATGTTGTCCCGGACGAGCCCGTAGACCGCCTCCGCGGCCCACTGGCCCTTGCCCGGCACCAGCTTCGGCTTCCGGTACGCGGTCACGAAGAAGACGATCAGCAGCGCGACGGCGATCCAGATCATGATGCTGAACTTGGTGACCCAGGGGCCGGCCACGTCCGGCGGGTAGAAATCCCCGACGCTGGGGGGCCAGGGAAGGTCCTGGGCGACGACCAGCTGTCCGCTCACCGTGTCATCCTCCGCACTCAACAGACCCGCGCGTGCCGGAACTCAGGCACTGAGCCTCTTCATGATCAGGTAGATCGCCCCGGCCGCGCCGAGCATCATGCCGACGGCGACCCCGATGCCGGCTGGCAGACCGAGGAACTGTTCCGCCAACCAGCCGAGGCCACCCCACATCAGAATGCCGGCGAGCAGGTAACCCACGACGGCACCTGCCACACCCTCCGACGAGTGCTCGTCGGACTTGCGGGAGTGGGGGTCATCGGCCATGACGTGGCGAACAATATCAGCAGGGGCGCGCGGGGATGTGCGGCACCCCCCACACTGCGGACAGCGTGCGGGCCGTACTGCGGGCGCGTCAACCTCACGCCACGGTACTCCTGTCGCGCCCGTCAGGGCACCCGCCGTACCGGACACGATTCAGCAAAGTCACTCGCTGTCGTCGCGGCGCTCGAATGTGGGCAGCGGGGACCTCATCGCCCAGGTCAGGTGGGCGCCGGTCCACACCACCACGGCCGCGATGATCGCCACGCCCATGTCCGGCAGGCCGGGCCAGCCGGTGGCCGCCACGGCGGCCATCACCACGCCCAGGATCACGATCTTGGTGGCGTAGGTGACCAGGCCCACCGACATGATCATCCGAGGGTGGATGGCGTCCGCCCAGGCCACCGAGAGGCTGGAGATCAGGTAGCTGACGATCACCAGCGCCACCCCGGCCGCAAAGCCGGCCGCCCCGGTCGCGCCGCGCAGCAACGCCGCCGCCGGCACCCCCACCACCGCGAGTGCCGCGCATGCCAGCAACGGTAGCCGCAGATGGTCCAGCCGGGCCCGGATCGCGCCGGGCTCACCCGCCCGTGGCGCCGTCATCGGGGGTACGCCGGGAAGGCGGCGACCAGCTCGGTGACCTCGCGGGCCACCCCGGCCAGCGTGTCGACGCCACCGGGAGCGCCGGGATCGGTGCGTACCGCGCGCGCGATCAGCCCGGCGATCCGTCCCATCTCCCCCTCGCGCATGCCCTGGGTGGTCACGCTCGGCGTACCCACCCGGATGCCGGAGGCGACGAGCGGCGGCTGCGGGTCGTACGGGATGGCGTTCTTGTTGAGCGCGATGCCGGCGGCCTCGCAGCGGGCCTCGGCCTCGGCGCCGGTCACGCCCGTCTCGCGCAGGTCGAGCAGCGCCAGGTGGGTGTCGGTGCCACCGGAGACCGGCCGCAGGCCCTCCGCGGCCAGACCGTCGGCGAGCGCCCGCGCGTTCGTCACCACCTGGGCGGCGTACGTGCGGAACTCCGGCTGCGCGGCCTCGCGCAGCGCGACCGCCTTGGCCGCCACCGCGTGCATCAGCGGGCCGCCCTGGGTGAACGGGAAGACCGCCTTGTCGATCCGCGCGGCCAGCGGCTCCCGGCACAGGATCATGCCGCCGCGCGGGCCGCGCAGCACCTTGTGCGTGGTCGCGGTGACCACGTCGGCGTGCGGCACCGGGGACGGGATCGCGCCGCCGGCCACCAGGCCGACGAAGTGGGCGGCGTCCACCATCAGGTACGCGCCGACCTCGTCGGCGATCTCGCGGAACCGGGCGAAGTCGATGAGCCGGGGGTACGCGGTCGCGC
This genomic window contains:
- the atpA gene encoding F0F1 ATP synthase subunit alpha, coding for MAELTISTEEIRGALERYVSSYTADVSREEVGTVADAGDGIAHVEGLPSTMTNELLEFEDGTLGVALNLDVREIGVVVLGDFGGIEEGQRVKRTGRVLSVPVGDAFLGRVVNALGEPIDGIGDIANEGYRELELQAPNVMSRKSVDEPLQTGIKAIDAMTPIGRGQRQLIIGDRKTGKTTVALDTILNQRENWRSGDPKKQVRCIYVAIGQKASTIASIKGTLEAAGAMEYTTIVASPASDPAGFKYLAPYTGSSIGQHWMYGGKHVLIVFDDLSKQAEAYRAVSLLLRRPPGREAYPGDVFYLHSRLLERCAKLSDELGGGSMTGLPIIETKANDISAFIPTNVISITDGQIFLETDLFNQGVRPAINVGTSVSRVGGAAQVKPMKKVAGSLRLNLAQYRELEAFAAFASDLDRASRAQLDRGSRLVELLKQPNYSPYPVQEQVVSVWAGTEGKLDDVPVGEVRRFESEFLQYLRHKHEGVLASIADHKWGDDIIASLDSAIAEFKQLFLGKEDEVRINEAPAKPLEGEQSRETVTRLRDGVDRPAES
- a CDS encoding F0F1 ATP synthase subunit delta, encoding MQAASRESYRAGAERLDAYVRGAEPSAVASTADDILSVATLLRREPRLRRALSDPARTGADRSGLLGDMLRGRIGAEALDLLATLVSGRWSVPSELLDGVERLGVEALLASADLSGDLGEVEDELFRFGQVVGGSAELSNALSDPMASVERRAELARQLLSGKAQPVTVSLVEAALAGFGGRSFTGALTRLVELAADRRDRQVAYVTVAAALTEDEERRLGARLSEMYGREVSVKQTVDPDVLGGARVQVGSDLYDGTVLRRINETRNALAKR
- a CDS encoding F0F1 ATP synthase subunit B, which gives rise to MYLAAEGAHNPILPIWQEMVVGTISFALLVFVLLKFVMPRMEAMYQARVDAIEGGIKRAEAAQAEANQLLEQYRAQLAEARTDAAKIRDDARADADGIRQDILAKAREESDRIIAAGKEQLAAERATIVRELRTEVGTIAVDLASKIVGESLADEARRKGTVDRFLSDLESTGAR
- the atpE gene encoding ATP synthase F0 subunit C, with amino-acid sequence MNVLAEIGGNVNTIGYGLAAIGPGIGVALVFAAYIQSSARQPESAGYNRTWLVLGFALVEALALFGLVLAFAVS
- the atpB gene encoding F0F1 ATP synthase subunit A; protein product: MSGQLVVAQDLPWPPSVGDFYPPDVAGPWVTKFSIMIWIAVALLIVFFVTAYRKPKLVPGKGQWAAEAVYGLVRDNIAREQMGNAGIRFAPYLTVLFSFILLTNIFSIVPGLQISPNSHIAFPIVLAAISYVMYNYVGIRKHGLGKYLKQSLILPGVPWPMHFLLIPIEFLQNFVVRPVTLALRLFANMFAGHLLLLVFTVGGFVMLGSSSIFVQATSVFSFAMAIVMAFFEALVAVLQAYVFVTLSANYIGTSLADEH
- the glyA gene encoding serine hydroxymethyltransferase; its protein translation is MENARDTFWGPDFQQLSTVDPEIAEVVLGELDRLRGGLQLIASENLTSPAVLAALGSTLTNKYAEGYPGRRYYGGCAEVDRAEELGIARAKDLFGAEHANLQPHSGASANLAAYAALAQPGDTVLAMDLPHGGHLTHGSRVNFSGKWFHPVGYTVRPDTETIDYDEVRDLARAHRPKLIICGATAYPRLIDFARFREIADEVGAYLMVDAAHFVGLVAGGAIPSPVPHADVVTATTHKVLRGPRGGMILCREPLAARIDKAVFPFTQGGPLMHAVAAKAVALREAAQPEFRTYAAQVVTNARALADGLAAEGLRPVSGGTDTHLALLDLRETGVTGAEAEARCEAAGIALNKNAIPYDPQPPLVASGIRVGTPSVTTQGMREGEMGRIAGLIARAVRTDPGAPGGVDTLAGVAREVTELVAAFPAYPR